GattggcaaggtgttgcctacCTAGATCACTTGGCGGCTAGCggtgatgctaaagctcactagtcGTTTTGCTTATTTAGGATCCTGAATCACTTAGTAACCATCGGAGAGATGTTGGTTCTAGTGGGAGCATAAGTATTAAAGCGTTTAATATTCCTGCTCTTTTATGAATACATGTCTTAagtgttttgcatattttctgttgtagatcaatggcacctagcaaccttcctcatttgtccacttttgcgttgaggtcgatcctagagaaagataaacttaatggaactaatttcaccaactggtatcgTAATCTGAGGATAGTcctcaagcaagaaaagaaggaccatgTTCTAGACACTCCACTCCCAGATGAGCCTGATGAAGATGCGACAGTCGCTGTCATGAATGCCCACCGTAAGGCTAGAGATGAGTCTACGGAAATTAGCTGTCTTATGCTTGCACACATGGAACCGGACTGGCAGCAGCAGTTcgagaatgttgaggcctaCGATATGATCGAAAGCCTCAAAAGTATGTTCCAGGCTCAGGCAAAGACCGAGAGGTATCAAGTCTCTCAAGCTTTGCTTGGCTGTAAGCTCAAAGATGGCGATCCACTGAGTCCGCACGTGATCAAGATGACTGGTTACGTGCAGTCTTTGGATAGGCTGGGTTTTCCCATAAGCGATGAGTTCGCTACAGATATAGTTCTGAACTCTCTTCCTAGTGCATATGCTCCGTTCATCTCGAActatcacatgcatggtatggataagaagctcactgaactacatgggatgctcaagacagcagaggctgacctcaagaaaggcaccagtcaagtgttgatggtgcagaataaggctaagttcaagaagggttcttggactaagaagaagaaggctaagtCAGGAGGCAAAACTCAGGACTCTGTCCCGAGCGCTGCCTCAGGGACTAAGCCATCTCCTGCAGCTGGATCCACTTGCTTCTATTGCAAGACGGATGGGcactggaagaggaactgcagcaagtttttggctgacaaagccaagagtggaagtgggacTTCTAACTCAGGTACGCTTGTTTgtaatgttatagacatttatcttgctgatgcacctaacagtTCATGGGTATATGATACCGGATCAGTAATTCACATCTGCAACTCGTTGCAGGGGCTGGTAAGAACTAGGAGCGTGGCAAGAGGCGAGGTTGATATTCGAGTCGGCAACAAAGCAAGAGTCGCTGCGTTGGAAGTCGGCacgatgcaacttcatttaccttcaggattcttaatggagctgaataattgttattatgttccagtgcttagtcgaaacattatttctgcctcatgtttaatgagacaaggttatgagtcgaatattaagaataatggttgttctttatatttgaaagatatgtttcACGGCTTTGCACCCGTCCTGGAcgggttatttattttgaatcttgatagtgaatcagtctataacataaatgtgaaaaggttaaaaccaaatgatctgaatatgacttacttttggcactgtcggcttggtcatataagttggaagcgcatgaagaagctccatgatGATGGGCTTTTAACTTCGTTCGACTTGGAGTCGttcgagacatgcgagtcaTGCCTACTCGGCAAAATGACCAAGACGCCTTTTGCAAGGAGTTGTGAAAGGGCGTCTGACTTGTTGGATCTAATACATAGTGATGTATGTGGcccaatgagcacgacagccagaggtggttatgagtacttcattaccttcactgatgatttgagtagatatggatatgtctatttaatgaaacacaagtcggaagcctttgagaaattcaaggaattccagagtgaggtacaaaatcaactcggcaagaaaataaagtttctACGGTCGGACCGTGGAGGCGAGTACATGAGCCATGAGTTTGATGACCATCTAAAGAGTTGTGGAATAGTTCCTCAGCTTACTCCACCGGGTACGCCGCAGAGGAACGGTGTATCAGAACGGCGGAAtcggaccttgttggacatggtacgatcaatgatgagtcgaacagatctacctttgtcattttggggatattgtctagaaactgcagcgttcacactaaacagagtaccatcgaAATCGGTAGAGAAGACACCGCATGAGATGTGGACTGGCAAAAGGCcgagtttgtcttttcttaagaTTTGGGGCTGTGAAGCATTCGTCAAGCGACTTCAGTCGGACAAGCTCACGGCCAAGTCGGATAAGTGTATTTTCGTGGggtatccaagggaaaccttagggtactacttctacaaccgagaagagggcaaagtgtttgtcgctcggaacagtgtcttccttgagaaagagtttctcagtcgggGAGTCAGTGGGAGCacagtgcaactcgaagaaatTCGGGAGGAACCTGCTAGAGGCGAGTCAGCTACAGTCTTAGAGGCTGAGCCGGTCGTGGTATCTATGCCGGTAAAAGCACCAGAACCACGGAGATCTGCTAGATTGCAAAGTGCTCGTGAAGTATTACTGTTAGACAGTGATGAGCCGACAACTTATTCGGAAGCGATGGTGGGATCTGATTCTGAGTCATGGCTTGGAGCCATGAGATCTGagttaaagtccatggatgaaaatcaagtttggaccTTGGTTGATCTGCCAGACGGTGCAAGACCCGTCGAGAGCAAATGGGtctttaagaagaaaactgacatggatggaaatgtttctGTCTATAAAGCACGGCTTGTCGCGAAGGGGTTCCGAcaggttcaaggagttgactacgacgagaccttctcgcccgtagcgatgcttaaGTCGGTTCGGATCATGTTAGCTATAGCAGCCTATTTCGACTATGAGatatggcagatggatgtcaagacggctttcctcaatggaaatttaactgaggacgtgtatatgatacagcccgaaggttttgtcgatccggcTAACGCtgacaaggtatgcaaacttcagaaatccatttatggactgaagcaagcatctcggagttggaacattcgctttgatgaggtagtcaaatcttttggcttcatcaagagcgatcatgattcttgtttgtacaagaagtttagtgggagcaaagtaaattttctaatcttatatgtggacgacatattattgatgggaaatgatgtcttgatgttgcaagaaaccaaagaatcattggaaaggagttgggtgaggcaacttacatactgggaatcaggatctatagagatagatctaggcggctcattggattgagtcaaagtacatatttggacaaagtgttgaagaaattcaacatggaATCGTCTAAGAAGGGATTCTTACCGATGTCCCATGGTGTAAAGCTTagcaagactcagtgtccttcgacaactgatgagcgaaatcggatgagtgcgatcccgtatgcttcggcagtcggatccatcatgtatgccatgatttgtactaggcctgatgtttcctatgctctaagtgcaACAAGCAGATACCAGGCTGACCCTGGCGAAAGCCACTGGGTAGCAGTTAAAAacatccttaagtacttgagaaggactaaggacatgttcctagtttatggaggtgaggatgaactcagtgtaaagggttacacggatgcgagttatctcaccgactcagatgattctcgttcgcaatctggatatgtgttcgtgatgaacggaggggctgtgagctggaagagttccaagcaagatactgtgtctgcgtctacaacagaggctgagtatattgctgcctcggaggcagcaaaggaagccgtttggatcaggaatctcctgattgatcttggtgtggttcagggcgcgtccaattcattggacgtatattgtgacaacaatggtgctatcgcacaagccaaagaacctagacaacaccagaagaacaaacatatactcatgcgttaccacctcattcgccagttcgtcgaacaaggtgatatcaagttatgcaaggtacacacggatgcaaacattgcagatccgttgacaaaggcgctaccacagcctaagcatgaggcgcacatgagaggtatgggcattagatgtctagacatatgatgtcaagatgattgactctagtgcaagtgggagactgttgggaatatgccctagaggcaatcatgtatgatgtaattcccaatgtattcataaatattattgagttgtccttgtttgaacatctgatatgtatcattgaatatgtgatttgattgtggaactatgtattcatgttgttcatactaaattgtccttagtcattgaggttgtgctggacacataacctagactaatgtgaaagttggctgatgactcggttccacttgtcatgggcatggtgatgtcattccagcttacacggactcggctaaagagtttagcgagtcggactgacccatattgagatgcaacgagtaggtcgtcatttgcatgtctcaatcaatgtaatccttagacctgaggttatcgcacaatccgagttgtggatcaccaacttaggttctgtcaaacgttgttccgtaacagggcagttataaaggcagagttcgggttgactgagaatcaagctgtgtgatgtggataaccaagatgggattttgcccctccgactggagagatattctctgggccctctcgagtgatatgattcgggaagcatggccatgcgcgacttggttaattgttaactgggtcgatcgactaagagttagtcggatgaatcgtatatcacagatcgagaagagagttgaactattaaagggatgacgattaatcgcctatagtttgacaaggtatatcgtgaggcaaaaagggactaagacgtatgtcacattggaaggtacgtcgtcatgactcgatggtacttgggagtcggcacgttctgctaggagccgctaccgattgatcgattgtgagtcggactccaatcgtgtccaagtcgccatgagcctgtggggtcacacacttaagagcgggagcaagtatttggttgggttggacccgaactggaattgggctgacaatgcgagttggactcgcaggatggatgggccacaaggcttggagcccacttccactcgatatataagcaggggcgtgggatgcctaaagggcacggttttttccactctcatgcgttgagaaccctagcccgattcagttcaaccgtcgcaccggatctagcagtccgccgccggagctcctcctcgcacgtgtggataccggcagaggtgctgtacgttcagcacttcgacgatcgcgggattggatcggctggatcggatcgagggactgcactgcatcaaggcgccgcatcaataatccgcaactgcgcgtctagtggtaatcctcgtggccttctacctcggctagatcttgggagttcgcgtaggaaaagtttttgtttatctctacgcgccccttcaccAAGAGCTAACGTTCAGCGTCCCTCACGCGATGGCGAAGATACACAATCTCGTCAGAGCGACTGATCTCG
This is a stretch of genomic DNA from Brachypodium distachyon strain Bd21 chromosome 1, Brachypodium_distachyon_v3.0, whole genome shotgun sequence. It encodes these proteins:
- the LOC106865672 gene encoding uncharacterized protein LOC106865672, with the protein product MEPDWQQQFENVEAYDMIESLKSMFQAQAKTERYQVSQALLGCKLKDGDPLSPHVIKMTGYVQSLDRLGFPISDEFATDIVLNSLPSAYAPFISNYHMHGMDKKLTELHGMLKTAEADLKKGTSQVLMVQNKAKFKKGSWTKKKKAKSGGKTQDSVPSAASGTKPSPAAGSTCFYCKTDGHWKRNCSKFLADKAKSGSGTSNSGAGKN